A window of Apium graveolens cultivar Ventura chromosome 8, ASM990537v1, whole genome shotgun sequence contains these coding sequences:
- the LOC141680113 gene encoding uncharacterized protein LOC141680113, whose protein sequence is MTREKILKEVKEKPFYYPPKPMKTPPKSRPYNRQCDYHETHSHKTENCLSLKYFIKDQVKKGNMNKYLVRDNKNIGDAQKRGNNVFNIVLGGSHSPPRSPDFGEEVLSIQSLPHLVISFDSKDYEGVNPHDNATLVITLDIFDNEVRRMLIDNGFSVNILFKHTVDRMQLGSVSSNDCQEDPVYGFGQNLVLIQGNLYLPVIFGTAPNQVTHVIKFYVINTPSSYNGIIGRLALTMMHEITLDSHLKIKFPTPTGVGEIKGDYGVAEICYSQGLVMAETHQDNKRKATVLRKQQNIKTHRPQTREETTKEVQLIE, encoded by the coding sequence atgaccCGGGAAAAAATCTTGAAGGAGGTAAAAGAAAAACCTTTCTATTATCCTCCGAAGCCAATGAAAACTCCTCCGAAGAGCAGGCCTTATAATAGGCAGTGCGATTATCATGAGACCCATAGCCATAAGACCGAGAACtgcttatcactcaagtacttcattaAGGACCAAGTGAAGAAAGGAAATATGAACAAGTACTTAGTACGGGACAACAAAAACATAGGTGATGCGCAGAAGAGAGGAAATAACGTATTTAATATAGTACTAGGAGGCTCCCACTCCCCACCTCGAAGCCCGGACTTCGGCGAAGAAGTCCTCTCAATCCAATCACTCCCACATCTGGTGATATCCTTCGACAGTAAGGACTATGAAGGAGTCAACCCTCATGACAATGCAACTTTAGTTATCACCTTGgacatctttgataatgaagtaagaagaatgctGATAGACAATGGTTTCTCGgtaaatattctcttcaagcacacagtggaTCGAATGCAGTTAGGAAGCGTTAGCTCAAATGATTGCCAAGAGGATCCAGTCTATGGGTTCGGACAGAACTTAGTCCTGATCCAAGGAAATTTGTATCTACCTGTCATTTTTGGAACTGCTCCTAACCAGGTAACTCATGTCATAAAGTTCTATGTCATCAACACTCCTTCGTCATACAATGGAATCATCGGCAGGTTGGCTCTAACAATGATGCACGAGATTACTTTAGACTCTCATCTCAAAATTAAGTTCCCGACCCCAACAGGAGTCGGGGAGATAAAAGGAGATTATGGAGTTGCAGAAATATGCTATAGCCAGGGGTTAGTAATGGCAGAAACCCACCAGGACAACAAAAGGAAGGCCACAGTCCTTCGCAAACAGCAAAACATCAAGACGCACCGACCCCAGACAAGGGAAGAAACAACAAAAGAGGTGCAACTCATTGAATAA